The Coccinella septempunctata chromosome 9, icCocSept1.1, whole genome shotgun sequence genomic interval tgcgtttgttcaagctgtttaacatgtcgcctgtagggcatcaagctttcgcttccgtaaagaagcgttggaaggaccactgctttgaaaacagctgtcttggtcttcagattgaggttgtgattttgaaacactcggacatttagcttccagaatgcccgtgatgccgaattgatacggttctGTATtttcgtgtctaggttagccctagtatttatgaagcttcccaagtatttgaactgctggACCTGTTCTatagtttcatcctccaggggctgatatctgtttgaaggctttctggcggacttaccaggattttggttttgtcgatattgagtctaaggcctaaaacTTCGtacatatgtttataggtgttcaACACTATCTGTAGAtcttctgagctgctagcgataagtgcgcagtcgtcttcatattgaagttccgtgatgaattttgtacgggtttttgctcagAGGCGCTTctggttaaataggcctccatcaaatctgaatcttatttcaacacctcttacaggcatactcatttCAGTAATTATCGAGtaagctatggcgaaaatattgaacagtaaaggttCTTACACGCCGGCTAAGAatctttcgggtactccaaggcgtcccatgattttccacagcgctctccgattcatcGAGTccaaggccttacttaaatccatATAGgcccttgattgttgttcacaggccttctcttgcagctgtcgcagtgaaAAAATTGGGTCGAAAGCCGCATTGGGATTCAGGAAttagacgattagccataatcttcgagagaatttcaCCAGCCACACAAAGCAACGAGGCCTTCTATTCCTCGATCTGACAGTTTTTCGTTCGGCACCCTCAGTAATGGTGGTttgttcgattcagatcgtgaTATTAGTGGGTTACTTTTCTgatattgataattttttatcGTTGCGTTTCTGCGAAATTTATCAGTGAAAGTCTTGCCTTTTCCTGGTGTGCCAGTTCTATGTTTTCTATGTTATAATATTCCTTTCatacggttttttttttcaggcagCGCTTTCGACTACGACCGTTGGGACCTGGACGAATGGAAATCAAGCACGGTATCCAAATACTTCGCGAACCTGGAGAAATACGTGGGGAAGACAGCCACACCCTTTGACGTCGGCACGAAGGGCAACCTGACCCTTAGCTATTTCAAAAGCGATCATTTCCTCCGCTTGCCACTCTCGAAAATGTACAAGACGGCAGGGTATAAGCCACTTACCAGGGGAAAATCTCTAGGATATAGGGACATGCTGGTGTCCAGCTGGAAAAGCATCAGGTTGAACATGGCCCGCGTTTTTCTCGGCCCCATAAAGCAGAGGACCAATTTTCATATGGGTAACGTGGAAAACCTTGAGTGGCAGATGGTTTTAATATTGTGAGTTGTAGCTTTAGGTACGACAGCTACGAGAATTGTGTTCACGGGTGACAAGAGGGTTGCAGGAGTTGAGATCATGATTGGAAAGTTCAAGAAGTTCGTACGCGTGCGTAAGGAGGTTATCCTGACCGCAGGACCAATTAACAACGTCAAACTTCTCCACATGAGCGGTGTTGGTCCGAAGGAGATTTTGGAGAACAATCACATTCCAGTCATTGCCGACCTACCCGTGAGTATTTACGACCAGAGTAAGCTTTCCAAGAAAAAAATCgacgaaattttattttttccaaatttctgCCACGTTTACTTTTCTAACAATATCGCGTTCTACCATAATATAAGGTGGCCTGGAGAGAGTGTAAAACATTTAAGATACAGTATTGAAACAGTTCATGACCAAAGTCGATCAAGACAGTGCGGACATATAATAATGACAGTTGGTGGCCAATCGTATTCATTATTACACCATTTACCATATAATGTGCTATCACCAATTATTTCACGAAAACATTCGTGAAAAACTTGAGAACAAGTAGGTTGTAGGTTCCATCTTACAGATGAGTCTGTGTTGAGAAAGACCATGGGACAAAACAAGCTCTAAAATGCTAACAAGTACCTAAAAATTGTGGGAAATCCTAGGTGATTCGATGCGAGTTTGTGCTTGGGACATTAGTAAAGACATCGATGATTATGAAAGACATTAATGCTTCAACAGGTGGGAAAAAATCTCCAGGTGCACCTCAGGGTACCGATCTTCGTCGCCATCGACAAGTGCTGCGGACAGTGCTTGAACTGCTCCACTCCCGACTGTCAGAACGACTTCTTCGACTACCACGAATTCTACCAGAACACGTGGGACTACGTTATGGACAGGATCGGGTTCTTCACCAACACAGGTATCAACGATTTCGTCGCCTACATCAGCACCAATCAGAGAAGGAGGGACGCTCCCAACATTGCTGTCTTCCACACGTACTTCAAGAGAAACGACTTCTATCTTAagcagtttttgaaaaacagGAGGTTTCATCCAGCGGTCATAGCTTCAGTTCTGAAGTATAACAAGGTGAGGTATctcaattattcattcattcattgctgtattccgttaccaggaattaatctacaaaaaaacaGACTTAtagtttcttagggctaattgctactgtgtgccctcctgtgactgaagagacccaaccgtgacctacagatccttccacactccgggcatggatagtcaccaaccagatctggccaccgctgtattcttctcgagtctccattataactgtgcaccattgacctccactgtgacctgtctaacgccagttgttcccagttatgattggcattgactgattttagggattgatgtagtgtatccttaaaccgcttataacggcctcctggtttccgggctccctctgtcaattcgccatacggagctattttggggagtcttgtgttttgcatcctcagaatctcagaatgtggccctcgttatttgagtctcaattgttgtacaactcgcgcgttgcaagacttctgcattcgaaaccatctgatgtgcattatttgacTTAGATGATGCAGTTGCGTTTTTTAAGATGTTTAAtatgtccagctttcgcttccgtaaagaagcgttgggaggacgactgctttgtaaacagctgtcttggtcttgattgaggttgtgattttgaaacactctgtacttCAGCCTCCAGAATGCTCGTGATGCAGACTTGATagggttgtgtatttccgtgtccaggttagccctagtatttatgaagcttcccaagtatttgaactgctcggcctgttctagagtttcattctccagactgatatgtgtttgaaggcttacTGGcggacagctatggcgaaaatattgaacacgAAGCCTTGATTTATTCCAtggttggttaagaaatggtcggttgtagagccattatgctgtattctagcacTCACAAAAtaactttgttcaaaaaaatattaaaaatgatcctgatacgaccctagatctTTTGTTATCTGCATAATCGCTAAGCAATGGGAAAATCTCATGATGACGGTCTCAACCATATGATTATTTAACATTacagattttatgaaatggctccgataccaactgacagaaaaatactttGGAAACAAGCGtaaaaaagcagaatattcgCTCAAAGACCAATGAAATctatctgaattattcacaatttttttcgaatgatcataacaattttcttcttcttcgaaCCCTCCAAAATCGTCGTGAGAATGGGGTGAAGTAGGGTAACAgtaatagcactttgtcaacatagAACTTTCAATGAACTGTCTTCATTTTCTACACTGTTTTCACCCTAAATAGCaccatacaacaattttttgagTTAGCCGATGCAACTAATCACATAGACACtgatgtactgaaccattcattgttcagCCATATGTTCTTGTattgtttcgttttttcgatGCCAGAGTCACCTCCCACAgtaccgtacttgaaatttcatGGAATTGGGTGGAAATTCTAGGGGATGTAGCttagccatcttgaatattttatatggaaaatttttggtgaaatgacttattttgatagcttctaccttctgtcaaagaaTAGCCTCATCTTATAGATTTCATTGTAGCTGTAAATCTACTATGATGCAATGCAAAAGCCTCTCCAACAGGAGAAGAATCTATTGTTTCTTTCTATGAAGAATCATTGTTTCTTCAGTTAGAGCATACCTGCTTCTTCCAGGTACGCAACATAATGTTGTTCTACCCCACCCTAATCTCCCCAGTCTCCCGTGGAGAGGTCTACATCAATTCAACCTACTACCAAGCGCAGCCAGTCATCAAACCAAACTTCCTCACCGACGAGAATGGAATAGACTTCCGAAGCATGTACGCGGCCGTTACCATGATAGTGAGCCTGACGGACAGTTTGGCCATGCAGAGATACAAGGCCAAGTTCCTCAACATCGACATACCGAATTGCAGAAATTTCAAGTTCTGCAGCGAGTACTATTTCAGGTGAGAACACTTGGCACCGGTATTTCCAATTTTTCGTCTTGGTCTTGACGTGAAAGTGAACGATTCGTTGATATCTCACTGGTAGAATCGGCGTAAGTTGACAAAAACTAGACGCGAGGATGTTAGTGACTTTTTTCGTTTCAGGTGCTTGATCGTCAACTTGGGTGGTCCACCGAGGACTTGCTCGAGTACGTGCAAAATGGGAAAACCGGATTTGAACGACACCATAGTCGATCCTAATTTCAAAGTTGTGGGGGTTGAGAGTATGCGGATAGCCGACCAGAGTATCGTCATGAACCTCGGAGCTGGAAGGATGGCGACAAATGCTCTTTTTGGCGATAAGCTTGGTGAAATGCTGAACTCGAAATATTCGGAACATTATAAAGAGAAGAGAAAAGCAGAACATAAAGTGCAAATGTGATTCGTTGTCATTATATCTTGATAGAAGTGATTTAGAGAAGACTATTTTTTTTACTGTGAAAAA includes:
- the LOC123320658 gene encoding glucose dehydrogenase [FAD, quinone]-like isoform X1, giving the protein MDLSYLHVLDPVKGALGQAVIMLITAIYQNVVQFGDQDMYPKDYAQTLLKLPASPTYDFVIIGASTSGCILTNRLSESADFNILLLEAGGYPSATSDVPFLFSTLENSEEDWSFLTTKENYACKGFVDSRCILSRGKVLGGTTTINNMHYHRGSAFDYDRWDLDEWKSSTVSKYFANLEKYVGKTATPFDVGTKGNLTLSYFKSDHFLRLPLSKMYKTAGYKPLTRGKSLGYRDMLVSSWKSIRLNMARVFLGPIKQRTNFHMALGTTATRIVFTGDKRVAGVEIMIGKFKKFVRVRKEVILTAGPINNVKLLHMSGVGPKEILENNHIPVIADLPVGKNLQVHLRVPIFVAIDKCCGQCLNCSTPDCQNDFFDYHEFYQNTWDYVMDRIGFFTNTGINDFVAYISTNQRRRDAPNIAVFHTYFKRNDFYLKQFLKNRRFHPAVIASVLKYNKVRNIMLFYPTLISPVSRGEVYINSTYYQAQPVIKPNFLTDENGIDFRSMYAAVTMIVSLTDSLAMQRYKAKFLNIDIPNCRNFKFCSEYYFRCLMVNLGRPTRKLGGVTKMGHRCHNSTVTDQEQKVLHVRGLRVADVSISPTIGRSNGMSSDALFGEKLADVLRHRWDPHYLSMYRKKKSAINVVLESS
- the LOC123320658 gene encoding glucose dehydrogenase [FAD, quinone]-like isoform X2; translated protein: MDLSYLHVLDPVKGALGQAVIMLITAIYQNVVQFGDQDMYPKDYAQTLLKLPASPTYDFVIIGASTSGCILTNRLSESADFNILLLEAGGYPSATSDVPFLFSTLENSEEDWSFLTTKENYACKGFVDSRCILSRGKVLGGTTTINNMHYHRGSAFDYDRWDLDEWKSSTVSKYFANLEKYVGKTATPFDVGTKGNLTLSYFKSDHFLRLPLSKMYKTAGYKPLTRGKSLGYRDMLVSSWKSIRLNMARVFLGPIKQRTNFHMALGTTATRIVFTGDKRVAGVEIMIGKFKKFVRVRKEVILTAGPINNVKLLHMSGVGPKEILENNHIPVIADLPVGKNLQVHLRVPIFVAIDKCCGQCLNCSTPDCQNDFFDYHEFYQNTWDYVMDRIGFFTNTGINDFVAYISTNQRRRDAPNIAVFHTYFKRNDFYLKQFLKNRRFHPAVIASVLKYNKVRNIMLFYPTLISPVSRGEVYINSTYYQAQPVIKPNFLTDENGIDFRSMYAAVTMIVSLTDSLAMQRYKAKFLNIDIPNCRNFKFCSEYYFRCLIVNLGGPPRTCSSTCKMGKPDLNDTIVDPNFKVVGVESMRIADQSIVMNLGAGRMATNALFGDKLGEMLNSKYSEHYKEKRKAEHKVQM